The nucleotide sequence CGCCGACGCTCTCCGTGCGGTTCGCGCCGATCGTCTCGGTGTTGTCGCCGCCGACGGTCATCTTCGCGTTCGACGCCACGCTCTCGCGCCGGAAGTTCGCGACGTCCGTCGTCTGATCCTTGCCGGCGAAGTAGTGCAAAAGCTCGCCGCCTGCCGCGTCGCCGAACATGATCTCGTTGTACGTGCCGCCGCCGGGCGTCGAGAGCGACTTGATCGAGCTCTCGTGTGCTCCGCCTCGCGCGGGCAGGTTCGCGCCGTTGTAGACGCGGCCGACGACGACGGGCCTGTCGGGGTCGCCCTCTTCGAAGTCGACGATCACCTCGTCCCCGACGCGTGGATGGAACACGGCCCCTTCCCCGGCGCCGGCGAAGATCTGGCTCACGCGCACCCATCGACTCGCGGGCTCCTTCGCGAGCCGCGCCGCCTCCGTGTCCCAGTGAAACCGCAGCCGCACGCAACCGACGGCGAGCCCGTCCGGGCCGCCCACGTTCACCTCGGCCCCGCTCGCGCCGGGATCGGCCGTCACGACCGCCGTCTGCACCCCACGAATCCGCGGCTTCGGCGTGCGAAGCGCCGGGCGGAACCGCGAAGCCTCGACGGCGTTGCCCACGCCCCGCCGCGCGAGCTCGAAGCGCGCCTCCCAGGGGATCGAGTCCTCCGCCGAGGGCTGCGCGAGCACGCCCTGCTGCGCACCGCGCACGTCAAGGCGCGTGACGACGTACTCGCCCTCGTGCCCCGGCTCCTCGGTGACGAGCTCGAAGATCGACCCGGCCGAGAGCACCCGCGCCGAGCCCGCGCCGGCCGCGTAACGCGCCTCCACGTGATACCGATCGAGCCGCGCGGACGCGAGCGGCGCGCCCTTGTCGGGGGCGTCCGCGTACGCCGCGGGATAATGGTACTCGGCGAGCTCGCCGCTGCCGGCCTTCGCCTGGATGTCGAGCGTCGGCTTTCGCCAGTCGTGATCATCGAGCACGACCCGCGTCGGCCGGAGCCGCGCCCCGAGCGCCAGGTGGCTCACGGCGCGGCCGGGGATCTGCGCGCCGAGCTCCGCGGGCTCGAGCCGCGGCCGGCCGCCGTCGTGATCCGTCAAGACGAGCAGGCACGACTCCCGTCCGTTCTCGAAGTGGTAGCTGATGCCCTCCTCCTCGAGCAGGCGCGAGACGAACACGAAATCACTCTCCTCGTACTGCACGACGAACGGCCGCGCGCGTGGATCGTCGAGCCGCGAGGTGTCCTGCACGCGGAAGGTGAAGAGCTCCTGCGCGGGCGAGAAGCTCGGCGCGCCGTCGTCCTCCTCGACCTCGGCGGCGCTCCGGTGCTCCATGAGCGGATCCCCCGAGAGGACGGCCTCGAGGATGCGGCGCAGGCTCTTGTCGAGGAAGATGCGCGAGCGGGTGCGGTGCGACGCGCGGGCCCAGGGGGGATCGAGGATCACGCGGAGGAGCGCGCCCTCGGGCAGGTCGGCGAGCTCGGACGCCTCCCGGACGATGCCGTGCACGACCTTGAAGGGAGGATTCGAGAGGGTGGCGACGCGTAACGTGGCGCGTTTGCCGACGAGATCGCGTGGATCGACGTCCGGCGCGCCGGCCTTCGCGAGCAGGGTGATCTCGTACCGATACGGCTCGGAGAGCGCCTCCCGGCCGCGAAAACGCACGACCCGGAGCGCCCCCCACGCCCCGAAAGGCCCGTCGCCAGGAATGGATTCGCACGCGAAGGCGAAATCGTCGGTGGACACGCGGCGGTCCCCCTTTCTCCGAGGTGATGGTCGCTCGGTCCGCGCGGGGTTTCAAGGGGGCGGAGGCGGGTCGAGGAGACGGAGAGAGCGTGGGCGAAAGCGCAAACGCCAATACGAGCGCAAACGTACGCGGGAGCTGGATGGGAGGGCGGCTAGAAGAAATAACCCACGGTGAAACGACCGCCGGCGAACTGCGCCTGCCCGCTCGTGGCGGACGGGCCCGGCACGTGCCCTTGCGCGAGGCCGTAGGTGCCCACGGCGCCGAGCACGAGGTTCTGCCGGGCCGTGTAATACACGCCGGCCGACACGCGATGCATGTTCGCGCGCGCCACGTCCCCCATCGAGGCTGCGGCGTTCGAGGTCGAATCCGTGGAGATCATGCTGTGGTCGATGCGATATTCGACCATGGCGCCCACGGGCGCGATCGGCGAGAGATCCACCGAAGCCGCCGTGCCCGCATAAACGGTGTGCGGATACGCGGAGGCGCGGGTCTGTGTGGCATGTCCGCTCATGACACGCGAGACCTCGCCGCCGAGCTCCATCTGCACGCCGACGAATCTGCCGATGTTCTTGGCGGCGCTGAGCGACACGCCGCCGCCGAGCGCGCTCACGTCGACGTTCGACCCCGCGGCGGCCCCCACGGCCCGCGGCTTGCTCGTCTGGCTCGTCTGTTGTGTCGTGACGACGCGTTTGTCGGTGGCGGCGGGGCGCACGCCCATGGCGCGCATCGCGGTGCCATAAGCGCGCACGCTCATGGCGAACCCGGCGTCCTGGTCATTGACGAGCGCGATCTTGAGCGCCGGGCGCGCCTCGACGCCCACGCCGCTGCCGACCTGGAGGGCGCTCTGCGCATTGGTGCCGGCATACCCCATGACGCCGCCGTCGAAGCCGAGGCTCAGGTCGGGCGTCAAGGCGACCCCCACGTTCACGCGCTGCTGGAGGGCGCCGAGGCGCAGGTCGTACGTGGCGGGCGCGCCGGGGGTCGCGATCTCCGGCTTGACCGCGTTTTGCATGAGCAAACCCGCGCCGGTCTCGATACGAACGTGGTTCGTGATGAAGGGGCTCTCGAGCGTGGTGGGCGGCTGGAAGACGAATCCGCCGAGAGCACGCGGATTCGCGAGGGGCGCGGGTTTGGGCTGGGCAGCATTCGCCGTCACCTGCACGCGCGAGGTCTGGGCCGCGGGCTGGGCGTCGCCGGCCATCACGACGGTCGGGATTGTCGGGATCGCCAGGGAGAAAGCGCCCACCATGGCACGCCGGAGCATGCCGCTTTTTTCGTGTTGCCTTTGCATATCGCCGTTCACCTCCAGGTGATTTCATGTGGCTGGAAGCGGGCGGCGGAAGTGTGCAGTGGGAACGTTTCAGAGAATGTTCCACAGGCACGGGCCTCACCCACCCCAACCCTCCCTCTCCACACCGTTCCCGTCCCGGGAGAGGGGCGAGTCCCGAGCGCGCTCCCACCGAAGCGATGTTCCTCCTTGCTCCGTTCCTCCGTCCTGATGGACAATGATCCCCAGGAAGACCGCAGGCTCGCTCACCGCCGCGGAGGGAGGGGCTGCGATGACCGAGGGGGCCGCCCATGCTTCGCCGTGTCTTCGCCGGGTGCTTGTCGCTGCTTCTTCTCGTCGTGCTCACGTCGCCTGCGTATGGGCAAGAATGCAAGCGCAAGACGCCCATCCGATACATCGGCATCTGCGCGCACCCGCACGGCCCGATGCACAACGAGTGGACGTACGATTTCTCGGGTCATCCCGCATTCGGCCCAGCGGCTCGGCAGCTCGTCGCCTGCCACGACGTTTTGCCGCTTTTCGTGTTCGATCCACGGGCGGACCTGAAGAACCGGGGCTTGATGCCGATGAAGTTCCAAGACAAGGCATT is from Polyangium spumosum and encodes:
- a CDS encoding type VI secretion system Vgr family protein: MSTDDFAFACESIPGDGPFGAWGALRVVRFRGREALSEPYRYEITLLAKAGAPDVDPRDLVGKRATLRVATLSNPPFKVVHGIVREASELADLPEGALLRVILDPPWARASHRTRSRIFLDKSLRRILEAVLSGDPLMEHRSAAEVEEDDGAPSFSPAQELFTFRVQDTSRLDDPRARPFVVQYEESDFVFVSRLLEEEGISYHFENGRESCLLVLTDHDGGRPRLEPAELGAQIPGRAVSHLALGARLRPTRVVLDDHDWRKPTLDIQAKAGSGELAEYHYPAAYADAPDKGAPLASARLDRYHVEARYAAGAGSARVLSAGSIFELVTEEPGHEGEYVVTRLDVRGAQQGVLAQPSAEDSIPWEARFELARRGVGNAVEASRFRPALRTPKPRIRGVQTAVVTADPGASGAEVNVGGPDGLAVGCVRLRFHWDTEAARLAKEPASRWVRVSQIFAGAGEGAVFHPRVGDEVIVDFEEGDPDRPVVVGRVYNGANLPARGGAHESSIKSLSTPGGGTYNEIMFGDAAGGELLHYFAGKDQTTDVANFRRESVASNAKMTVGGDNTETIGANRTESVGANDTLTIGGNQTITIGGDAVTIIGGNHTHTVGANELNMVGGSQTIGVGGSVTEEVGGAVDETYGASRDSTVGGAVTESFGAMMKVTVSGDVTESAASHALTVSAARLMMIGGNYKTVVTGSVTTQVGAVEIEASGGPQTMEVGGSITRNGPLHLTASAFEDDIKSAKLDAQGSSMSINVITLEAIGMTRDVTGIGKSSSGAEPSAYGFEKRMCGGILKVAAVGLVASGVDHQGGGPNVEA